One window of the Thermodesulfomicrobium sp. WS genome contains the following:
- a CDS encoding RsbRD N-terminal domain-containing protein produces the protein MDLERTLRERQSAIAEEWAGAILRAYPEEGAKFFGSVHNRFANPAGYTFRTNTERILANLFQGGREAECAKDLDGILRIRAVQGLSPSVALSFIPALKEILYRELCSVTGPEQADALLHDWYVRIDRLLLMGFDIYMNCRETLWQQKANQLYDRTHKLLEKANLIQKEDVTG, from the coding sequence ATGGACCTTGAGCGTACACTTCGGGAGCGCCAAAGCGCCATCGCCGAGGAATGGGCTGGCGCCATCCTGCGCGCTTACCCCGAGGAAGGGGCCAAGTTTTTCGGTTCGGTGCATAATCGGTTTGCCAACCCAGCGGGATATACTTTTCGGACCAATACCGAGCGGATTTTGGCCAATCTTTTCCAGGGGGGGAGGGAGGCGGAGTGCGCCAAAGACTTGGACGGGATATTGCGCATCCGGGCAGTACAGGGGCTTTCTCCATCAGTGGCCTTGAGTTTCATCCCGGCCTTGAAAGAGATTCTCTATCGCGAACTGTGTTCGGTGACCGGTCCGGAGCAAGCCGATGCACTGCTGCATGATTGGTATGTCCGTATTGATCGCCTTCTGCTCATGGGTTTTGATATCTACATGAACTGCCGGGAAACCTTGTGGCAGCAGAAGGCCAATCAACTGTATGACCGCACCCACAAGTTGCTGGAAAAGGCGAACCTTATTCAGAAAGAGGACGTTACGGGGTAG
- the mutL gene encoding DNA mismatch repair endonuclease MutL, with amino-acid sequence MTFPRIHQLPESLQNHIAAGEVVERPASVLKELLDNALDAGATRVEIMVEGGGQSRIQVRDNGHGILPEDLPLALTRHATSKIHRLEDLTAIRTLGFRGEALASIASVSRLRLASSTSGGEGLVVEAEFGRLQAPRPVAMGQGTEVIVRDLFANVPARLKFLRPPTTEARKCQEIFQRISLLHLDVALSFSQAGRTVFSLPAQASLAERLRLFWPEEIVDAMQPVESVGPVHIVGLVGDPSRAQGRGDRILLAVNGRPVQDKLLVRAVREAYRGRILTNEFPQVVLDIRLDPEMVDVNVHPAKIEVRFQDEGMVFRAVFQAISRVLQAGLHREDAPLPMASPMGISPSLPPEPASRKFAQTRLMEHLAVAAEAPAAWESSVPQAAAAPPRTSSPLPWRYVGQVAATYLVLLGTDEVVLLDQHAAHERVLFHTIATTPANAQGLVPPLSFPVHASEVDTVEALWEPLTRLGFALEHTPPCLVVHRIPAILAVARAKDFIIDALQGSKRDLQALHARMACHGAVRAGDVLSPSEAHALLEAWWNTPEREFCPHGRPTLIRLGVDAFEKLFKRRG; translated from the coding sequence ATGACGTTTCCCCGCATTCATCAGCTCCCAGAATCCCTGCAAAATCACATCGCTGCCGGAGAAGTGGTGGAACGGCCGGCCAGCGTGCTCAAAGAGCTCTTGGACAACGCCTTGGACGCCGGGGCCACGCGGGTGGAGATCATGGTGGAAGGCGGCGGCCAAAGCCGCATCCAGGTGCGCGACAACGGCCACGGCATCCTCCCCGAAGACCTCCCCCTTGCCTTGACCCGGCACGCCACGAGCAAGATCCACCGTCTCGAAGACCTCACCGCCATCCGGACCTTGGGCTTTCGCGGGGAAGCCTTGGCCTCCATCGCCAGCGTCTCCCGCCTGCGTCTGGCAAGCAGCACCAGCGGCGGCGAGGGCCTGGTCGTGGAAGCGGAATTCGGCCGTCTGCAAGCCCCCCGGCCCGTGGCCATGGGCCAGGGGACGGAGGTGATTGTTCGCGATCTCTTCGCCAACGTCCCTGCCCGCCTCAAGTTCCTGCGCCCCCCCACCACTGAGGCCCGCAAATGCCAGGAGATCTTTCAGCGCATAAGTCTCCTGCACCTGGATGTGGCCTTGAGCTTCTCCCAGGCGGGCCGCACCGTCTTTTCCCTACCGGCCCAGGCTTCCCTGGCCGAACGCTTGCGGCTTTTCTGGCCCGAAGAAATCGTGGACGCCATGCAACCGGTGGAGAGCGTGGGCCCGGTGCACATCGTGGGCCTTGTGGGTGACCCATCCCGGGCCCAAGGCCGCGGCGACCGCATCCTGCTTGCGGTCAACGGTCGGCCTGTGCAGGACAAGCTCCTGGTGCGCGCAGTGCGCGAGGCCTACCGGGGAAGGATCTTGACCAACGAATTCCCTCAAGTGGTCTTGGACATCCGTCTGGACCCAGAGATGGTGGACGTCAATGTCCACCCGGCCAAAATCGAGGTGCGCTTCCAGGACGAAGGCATGGTGTTTCGCGCCGTCTTCCAGGCGATCTCCCGCGTCCTGCAGGCAGGGCTGCACCGGGAAGATGCGCCACTCCCCATGGCGTCGCCTATGGGCATTTCCCCATCCCTGCCTCCTGAGCCCGCTTCTCGCAAATTTGCCCAAACCCGGCTCATGGAACACTTGGCCGTGGCAGCAGAAGCCCCCGCTGCTTGGGAGTCTTCGGTCCCGCAAGCAGCCGCTGCGCCGCCGCGCACATCATCCCCCCTGCCCTGGCGCTACGTCGGGCAGGTGGCGGCCACGTACTTGGTGCTCCTGGGCACCGACGAAGTGGTCCTGCTCGACCAGCATGCGGCGCACGAGCGCGTGCTCTTCCACACCATCGCCACCACCCCGGCCAATGCCCAAGGACTCGTGCCACCCCTCTCCTTTCCGGTGCATGCCTCCGAGGTGGACACCGTGGAAGCTCTATGGGAGCCGCTCACGCGCCTGGGCTTTGCCCTGGAACACACCCCGCCCTGCCTCGTGGTGCACCGCATTCCGGCCATCCTCGCCGTGGCCCGGGCCAAAGACTTCATCATCGACGCCCTTCAGGGGAGTAAACGAGACCTTCAGGCCCTGCACGCCCGCATGGCCTGTCACGGGGCAGTGCGGGCCGGCGACGTGCTTTCCCCGTCGGAGGCGCACGCCTTGCTCGAAGCCTGGTGGAACACCCCGGAGCGAGAATTTTGTCCCCACGGCCGTCCCACCCTGATCCGTCTTGGGGTGGACGCTTTCGAAAAACTCTTCAAACGCCGCGGGTAA
- the lptD gene encoding LPS assembly protein LptD codes for MSRWLLSVLVCLLPCFALAEAPPDTWRLTADRTVASHDSQYVEAFGNVFVKRGEDSIQADYARYYHASRWVYLRGHIQAHLGGDYLQAEEAEFDLATNRGWLKNGTVFLADPHMYFSGALLKRTGEESYEFREATVTVCDGERPAWSIKTSQGAITLDGYAQLWNPRFQVLNQPLLYAPYAIIPVKTKRQSGFLLPETSLSERLGLVYNQPYYQVIDEESDVTLYANLMTEKGLMLGAEYRVTPDIYSKGLFRFDYLYDNQIEGASPYTDNAGWERVNRNRYWLRGKYDGHLGNPDFGVKLDLDWVSDQDYLRDFGHGYSGFRKSRKTFLAAFGRDIADQDDKRRINRLLLSHNWAHFGFFGLVEYVQNLAYTSNNDNPDFTKDRNPTLQRLPQLDAYLYQTNIEDTPITVEGEAQVVSFWREYGTTGTRMDIHPTVGLALHEPAFSFIPKIGVRGTLYDIDRFENESAQVDTQSNTRFRGLWDFSSALSTELFRVFPLSAPPQAAPGNWLAVRHAIQPQLIYTYIPERDQESYPLFDARDRVNATNELRYSITNVFTRKAQGAAGSAAMDFAEFLRVKIEQGFEINEARRNHDLSRYPQRPWSDLLLEVSTALTPWLSLTDRTWFSPYATKITEHEHNLVASWPGHGYALFGLDFLAPMDEYLRQNQERQNIAQMGAGWNFGRGVSAALTYRTDWEEGIDLEKTVAIRYDHQCFDLETSWSRTDTDTRLELRVYLDQLGAWER; via the coding sequence ATGTCCCGTTGGCTCCTCTCCGTGCTCGTGTGTCTCCTTCCATGTTTTGCCCTCGCCGAGGCCCCACCAGACACCTGGCGCTTGACCGCGGACCGCACCGTGGCTAGCCATGACAGCCAGTACGTTGAAGCGTTCGGCAACGTGTTTGTGAAACGAGGCGAAGATTCCATCCAAGCGGATTACGCCCGCTACTACCACGCTTCCCGCTGGGTCTATCTTCGCGGCCATATCCAAGCCCATTTGGGCGGAGATTACCTCCAGGCGGAAGAGGCGGAATTCGACCTCGCCACCAACCGCGGCTGGCTCAAGAACGGCACGGTGTTTCTCGCGGATCCGCACATGTATTTCTCCGGGGCGCTGCTCAAGCGCACCGGCGAAGAAAGCTACGAATTCCGGGAAGCCACGGTAACCGTGTGCGACGGCGAGCGCCCCGCATGGTCCATCAAGACCTCCCAAGGGGCGATCACCCTCGACGGGTATGCCCAATTGTGGAATCCTCGCTTCCAGGTCCTCAACCAGCCACTTCTCTACGCCCCCTATGCGATCATTCCGGTGAAGACCAAACGCCAAAGCGGCTTTCTCTTGCCGGAAACCAGCCTGAGCGAGCGTTTGGGATTGGTATATAACCAGCCGTACTACCAGGTCATTGACGAGGAGAGCGACGTCACCCTGTACGCCAACCTCATGACGGAAAAAGGGCTCATGCTCGGCGCGGAATACCGCGTGACTCCGGACATCTATTCCAAAGGCCTTTTCCGCTTCGACTATCTCTATGACAACCAAATCGAAGGTGCGTCCCCCTACACCGACAACGCCGGTTGGGAGCGCGTCAACCGCAACCGCTACTGGCTTCGCGGCAAGTATGACGGCCACTTGGGCAACCCCGACTTTGGAGTGAAGCTGGACCTCGATTGGGTATCGGACCAGGACTACCTCCGGGACTTCGGCCATGGATACTCGGGCTTTCGCAAGAGCCGCAAAACCTTTCTTGCGGCTTTCGGTCGCGATATCGCGGATCAGGATGACAAAAGGCGGATCAACCGCCTGCTCCTTTCCCACAATTGGGCGCACTTCGGTTTCTTCGGCCTCGTCGAGTATGTTCAAAACCTGGCCTACACCAGTAACAACGACAATCCGGACTTTACCAAGGACCGCAACCCCACCCTCCAAAGGCTTCCGCAACTGGATGCCTACCTGTACCAGACCAATATCGAGGACACGCCCATTACCGTGGAAGGCGAGGCCCAGGTGGTTTCCTTCTGGCGGGAATACGGCACCACGGGTACCCGCATGGACATCCATCCCACGGTGGGACTTGCGCTCCACGAACCCGCGTTCTCCTTTATTCCCAAAATCGGTGTCCGCGGCACCTTGTACGATATTGACCGTTTCGAAAACGAATCCGCTCAGGTCGACACACAGAGCAACACCCGCTTCCGCGGGCTCTGGGACTTTTCTTCCGCCCTTTCCACGGAGCTCTTTCGCGTCTTTCCCTTGAGCGCGCCGCCACAAGCAGCTCCGGGCAACTGGCTTGCCGTCCGTCATGCCATCCAACCCCAGCTCATCTACACCTACATCCCGGAGCGCGACCAAGAAAGCTATCCCCTCTTCGATGCCCGTGATCGGGTCAATGCCACCAATGAGTTGCGCTACAGCATCACCAACGTCTTTACCCGCAAGGCCCAAGGAGCGGCCGGGTCCGCAGCCATGGATTTTGCGGAGTTCTTGCGAGTCAAAATCGAGCAGGGGTTCGAGATCAACGAGGCGCGACGCAACCACGATCTCTCCCGCTACCCGCAGCGGCCCTGGTCCGATCTGCTTCTTGAGGTCTCCACAGCCCTGACTCCCTGGCTCTCCCTGACAGACCGCACTTGGTTCTCCCCCTATGCGACCAAAATCACGGAACACGAGCATAATCTCGTGGCCTCCTGGCCGGGTCACGGCTACGCACTCTTCGGCCTTGATTTCCTCGCCCCCATGGACGAATATCTGCGCCAAAACCAAGAGCGCCAAAACATTGCGCAGATGGGCGCAGGGTGGAACTTTGGTCGGGGTGTGAGCGCCGCCCTCACCTACCGCACGGACTGGGAGGAAGGCATCGACTTGGAAAAAACCGTGGCCATCCGGTATGACCACCAATGCTTTGACCTGGAAACCAGTTGGTCACGCACCGATACCGACACCCGTTTGGAACTGCGCGTCTATCTCGACCAGCTAGGGGCCTGGGAACGATGA
- the dsrM gene encoding sulfate reduction electron transfer complex DsrMKJOP subunit DsrM codes for MKALYSLFLVFALAAIALVGAGALGMERTFGLYIPFLAAAVFVVGFCWRVVQWGKSAVPFCIPTTCGQQESLPWIKQSTIENPSTTTGVVLRMLLEVLLFRSLFRNNKPQLYSDTRVRYASSKWLWLGALAFHYSFLIIFVRHMRFFTEPVPAFIRGIESVDSMLQIAAPTLYLTDLIFITAVTYLFLRRVVVPSIRYISQVQDYFPLFLILGIGLTGIFMRYFAKVDIMAVKELTMGLVTFSWKVPQGIGVIFYVHVFLVSILLMYFPLSKLMHMGGVFLSPTRNMNCASRKFRHINPWKFENVHYHTYEEYEDEFREKMVEKGLPVEKPL; via the coding sequence ATGAAAGCTCTCTACTCCCTCTTCCTGGTCTTTGCCCTTGCGGCAATCGCCTTGGTGGGTGCCGGGGCTTTAGGTATGGAACGGACCTTTGGTCTGTACATACCTTTCCTGGCCGCCGCTGTGTTTGTGGTGGGTTTCTGTTGGCGCGTCGTGCAGTGGGGAAAATCGGCAGTGCCGTTTTGCATTCCCACGACCTGCGGGCAACAAGAATCCCTGCCCTGGATCAAGCAGAGCACCATTGAAAATCCCTCCACCACTACGGGGGTGGTGCTGCGGATGCTTTTGGAAGTGCTTCTGTTCCGGTCATTGTTTCGCAACAATAAACCCCAGCTGTATAGTGATACGCGGGTGCGGTACGCCTCGAGTAAATGGCTGTGGCTGGGCGCCTTGGCTTTCCATTATTCGTTTTTGATCATTTTTGTGCGCCATATGCGGTTCTTTACCGAGCCGGTTCCGGCGTTCATTCGCGGCATCGAATCCGTGGATTCCATGCTCCAGATCGCAGCTCCCACGCTGTATCTCACCGACCTCATCTTCATTACCGCCGTCACCTATCTGTTCTTGCGGCGGGTAGTGGTGCCGAGCATACGCTATATCTCTCAGGTGCAAGATTATTTCCCGCTCTTCTTGATTCTGGGTATTGGCCTGACGGGCATTTTCATGCGCTATTTTGCCAAGGTGGACATCATGGCCGTGAAAGAGCTCACCATGGGGCTGGTGACCTTCTCGTGGAAGGTCCCCCAGGGTATCGGCGTGATCTTCTATGTCCATGTGTTTTTGGTTTCGATCTTGTTGATGTACTTCCCGCTCAGCAAACTTATGCATATGGGCGGGGTGTTTTTGAGTCCCACGCGGAACATGAATTGCGCCTCACGGAAATTCCGGCACATCAATCCCTGGAAGTTTGAAAATGTCCATTATCATACCTATGAAGAGTATGAGGACGAGTTCCGGGAAAAGATGGTGGAGAAGGGACTTCCTGTTGAAAAGCCTCTGTGA